From a region of the Panicum virgatum strain AP13 chromosome 2K, P.virgatum_v5, whole genome shotgun sequence genome:
- the LOC120684436 gene encoding putative protein TPRXL isoform X3, with the protein MVACLSFLQGKGITSCQMVKSMTMIVHFRLKTPPATPLFPSLEMEANSSQMIFQKELPILQPVRTSRFSSKPHATSASTSSGSPTSSSTRSVTPKARPSSSSSKKNLNREAAAPSKEQDSAYKIDKRSSYTSLTNRQHNSIPAAPTTTTTATKASKKTSGSKSQPSKAVKNDVRLDKASKNVTETTTKPRLNDSSVGAKDKKVNGGTARRLSCPPAANPDNVQATAALKGRSRAATGSVPAIRKDASPTDAILKGRRRTGEEEQRPKLGSRAKK; encoded by the exons TTCATTTCAGGCTCAAGACTCCTCCAGCGACACCACTATTTCCCTCCCTTGAGATGGAAGCCAACTCCTCCCAGATGATTTTTCAAAAGGAGCTGCCTATCCTTCAGCCAGTCAGAACTTCAAGG TTCTCAAGCAAGCCTCATGCTACAAGTGCATCAACATCGTCTGGATCgcctacctccagctccaccagGTCTGTGACTCCAAAAGCAAGGCCCAGCTCTTCGTCATCAAAGAAAAACCTCAACAGAGAAGCTGCTGCACCATCTAAAGAGCAGGATTCAGCTTACAAAATAGATAAGAGGTCCAGCTATACATCTCTGACGAATAGGCAGCACAATTCAattcctgcagctccaactactactactacagcCACCAAAGCATCCAAGAAAACTTCAGGCAGCAAATCTCAACCATCAAAAGCAGTCAAGAATGATGTCAGACTGGACAAGGCATCGAAGAACGTTACAGAAACCACGACAAAACCTCGGTTGAATGATTCTTCAGTTGGTGCAAAGGATAAGAAGGTTAATGGTGGCACCGCCAGGAGACTATCATGCCCACCCGCTGCAAACCCGGACAATGTGCAGGCTACAGCAGCACTGAAAGGGAGGAGCAGAGCTGCTACCGGCTCTGTGCCTGCTATCCGTAAGGATGCCAGTCCCACCGATGCAATActgaagggaaggaggagaacAGGAGAGGAGGAGCAGAGGCCAAAGCTTGGAAGCCGTGCAAAGAAGTGA